A single region of the Paraconexibacter algicola genome encodes:
- a CDS encoding DUF389 domain-containing protein, producing the protein MVHLRLVVPHGRVDDVLEVLECTPAVTSIIVLPGAARSPVGDVVLCDVAREDASVVLSDLRRLRIDQDGSIAVEIVDTALSRVAEEAERIAPGSPSDAVIWEDVEAKTSESATLSGVYLTFMVLASLIAAVGIFLDSPILIVGAMVVGPEFGPIAGFSVAFVQWRQRLALKSLGALLVGFPVAIVAAYLASQAFRLTGVTPDVFSEADHNLSSIISNPDFLAFFVAACAGAAGVLSLTTQKSGALIGVLISVTTIPAAANIGITAAYEDWDGFSGSVQQLAVNVAGILLAGVVTLYLQRKLYHRRRRRHLASVEVQRAARLRRRRR; encoded by the coding sequence GTGGTTCATCTCCGGCTGGTCGTGCCGCACGGGCGCGTCGACGACGTTCTCGAGGTCCTGGAGTGCACGCCCGCGGTGACGAGCATCATCGTCCTGCCCGGAGCGGCGCGCAGCCCCGTCGGGGACGTCGTGCTCTGCGACGTCGCACGCGAGGACGCGAGCGTCGTCCTCTCCGACCTGCGCCGGCTGCGGATCGACCAGGACGGCTCGATCGCCGTCGAGATCGTCGACACGGCGCTCTCGCGCGTCGCCGAGGAGGCGGAGCGCATCGCGCCCGGCAGCCCATCCGACGCGGTGATCTGGGAGGACGTCGAGGCCAAGACCTCCGAGAGCGCCACCCTCTCCGGCGTGTACCTGACCTTCATGGTGCTCGCGTCGCTGATCGCCGCCGTCGGCATCTTCCTCGACAGCCCGATCCTCATCGTCGGCGCCATGGTCGTCGGCCCCGAGTTCGGGCCGATCGCCGGCTTCAGCGTCGCGTTCGTGCAGTGGCGACAGCGCCTCGCGCTCAAGTCGCTCGGGGCGCTGCTCGTCGGCTTCCCCGTCGCGATCGTCGCCGCCTACCTCGCCTCGCAGGCGTTCCGCCTGACCGGCGTGACCCCCGACGTGTTCTCCGAGGCCGACCACAACCTGTCGTCGATCATCTCCAACCCCGACTTCCTCGCCTTCTTCGTCGCCGCGTGCGCCGGGGCCGCCGGCGTCCTGTCGCTCACGACGCAGAAGTCCGGCGCCCTGATCGGGGTCCTGATCTCGGTGACGACGATCCCCGCGGCGGCGAACATCGGCATCACCGCCGCGTACGAGGACTGGGACGGCTTCTCGGGGTCCGTGCAGCAGCTCGCCGTGAACGTCGCCGGCATTCTCCTCGCCGGTGTCGTCACGCTCTACCTGCAGCGCAAGCTCTACCACCGCCGACGCCGGCGGCACCTCGCCTCGGTCGAGGTCCAGCGCGCCGCGCGGCTGCGCCG